The Coffea arabica cultivar ET-39 chromosome 10e, Coffea Arabica ET-39 HiFi, whole genome shotgun sequence region CCCTGCTTCTTAAGTCTCACCTCTCtgcaaatgaaaaaataataataaaaaaagccTATCAATGTAGAATTAGCCACTCTCCCTATTCTTTTGCCATGCAATGTACCCATGTCCATGCTAATGGGCCAATTTGGTGAAATAAGGCAATTATGTGTCTTCTGTTTTCCTGATAGATCAATAAAGGTGTATACTTTGAAGATGTTCAATTATATGTatgaaaagaaataagaaattaaGGAGGTATAGTTGAACATTCTAACCTGTATAGTTTTGCCTGATGCATCTGTGGTGCACCTTGGTTCGTTCATAAGCTCCCAAGCCATTATTATGGGATCATCCTTGTAAAATACTCCTGTGATGCTATTTTGTCTGGTTAGAACAGCCTGGCCAAAACAGGAACTCATGGCTGATAAGTATGTTCTCGTTACCACAATCATGAAAATAGTAATGCGGATAGAAatgctaaaataaaaaaattttgttcttttctacTTTGTCCGTCATATCTATTATACTGACTAATTACAAAACACAAGAattcttagaaaaaaaaaaaatcttttccaaCGAATGTGAATGGATGAAAACGATGACAATAAAATGTTTGGCTATACCAACCTTGATGTGATCTTTATAGTAGCCTTTGACAACAGCATTTGTGAAGAAATCATCATCAGAATTCAGATTCTCACCTTTACTTCTAGCCCAGTCTACATATTGCTTCTTTCCTCCATAATTGTCATAATTGTTTACCAAGCTTAATATCAGCCTTATTCCGTACTTTCTTGCTTCAGAGATGACAAGGTCCAATCCCTTCAACAAATTCACAGAAGGGATCACTTGGGAGCATGCATTCTATATTGGCTTCTAGATGTTAAAGCAAGTTGGTTaattaataacaaaaaatgCACAAATAACAGAAACGGGGCTGACCTGAAACATCTTTTCATTGTAATTGCCAGGAGAAAACTGCAAAGGGAAATCACCTCCATCATTAAAAGCCCAAGTTCTTGCAACAGTAAGGCCATGGCTAACAGCTTCTTCAAATGCAGTAGATACTTTGTTTTGCTTAGATGGGTCAGAGCCAGAGATCATCAACCAGTAGGCATTGAAACCATTTGCATAGAATGGACTGCCTTCTTCTAGAAATTGTACGCCTTCAGTTCTGATAAATTCATCTTGTGCTGAAACTTCCGAAGAGGTTCGTCGGTTGTGGATCAAGaacagaaaaataagaaaaaagggACCAAAGTGCTTCTTCATTCTTGTTTTCTGACAGTGTTTTATTAGACCAGCAAATGGGAGATTTTATACACTGTAATGTAGTAAAACTAGTGTGTTTCCTCAGGTGGAGGAAGGATGAACTTATAAACTAATAAAAGTGGAGACGACAATTACAAACAAACAAATGTTAACAGTTTTTTGCTGTGTTATATTGTTGTCCAACCTAGATGCTTTTAGCTTGGTGTAACCCCGCCCGAATCTTGCTTGCTTTCCCTGGCAAAAGGTAACTCCTCCTATGGGCAATTCTTGTACTGACTTGTTTCTGTTGTGAATATACCAGAATCAACATTTTGCTAGGCTATCGTAATAAAATTCCTAAAACATCAACCATTAAATCATCAATTATACGGAATTCGATACCAGTATATCCTGAATTTTTTGGTGAATAAAAAAGTTTAGGAGCTGGGGAGGTAAATGCATTCTAAGGTCACTGAATACTCCAACGAGATTCTTTTAATGTAATGTTGGAGAGGAATCGTCATACTCGTACCCGTTGGGGTTAAAATGAGACAAAACAAAATGGGAATCCAAAGGTTTTGAGGCACATTAAGCTAAACGACTAACCAACAGAATCCATCTGTTAAAATCGACCCAAGGGTTTCACATTATTAATCTTGACGTGATCAATCCATGATGGACAAGGGTACCACGTTCATAATCGACAAGGGAGCTAAATGTTCATGACCATTATTATACTATtaatcatagttattaaactcggCCCGGAGAGAAGACCGGCGAAGGAGGTGAGTCAACGGATCACTAGTTCAACTAGTAGATAAGTGGTTGAACCAGTGGatcactaaatatatttaaatattatgtcttataatttttgatataggatatatgatataaattgcAACAAATAATGTCATAGCAAAtgttcatttaatttaatttgctatagAATATTgaattcatataagaatcagcaaaacataaatttaattagtaatccatcaaacttcaagtgtaaaattttatatgtttagtgtaattatctagGTTAGTTATCAATTTTAAgtacaaaaaattattaaaaataatatttatctttaaaataaattatgtaatatgttattttttaaatctattttataatttatagaaTTTAGGGGTCATaagtttttattaaaagattccaaataaatttgttttgaagaaataaaaaaaataaagataaaattgaCAAAACGTTCATATAGTGTAAGAATGGTAATTAACTAACATGTGGCAAAGTGGTATGGTGGTGAGTATGTTTGGAACGATTTTTTTACTCAAAACCGGTTTGCCCACAAAATCGGCCGGGTTTTCGATTTAATTTGATTGAATCGTAGGTTGTTTGAAAAGTCAACGGTTCACTTGCAAAAATGATCTAATTAGCGAACCGATCCGATTCAATGACTGGTTCATCGGCTTGATCGATCGAACTGTCGAGCCTGGGCGCgaatttaataactatgctaaTAGTCTTCACGAAGACGATTGGTGAATGCAAAACGTTTTCTATTTTGTCTGTGCTTGCATTAGTTTATATTGGCAGCTAGTTCAGGGACATTGACATGGGTACCACACTTATTAGTTACTGCActtattttgtttcttgttctTGTATTGAAGTTTAGAAATTACGTAATGTCATTAACAAAAATTTAGGATGCCAAATACTTAGAAATTACGTAATGTCATTACTGCACTCTATTTTCCCTGAACAAAAATTTAGGATGTCAAAAGTTTAGAAATTACGTAATGTCATTACTGCACTCTATTTTCTATTTCAAATGAAgtgtatttattattattatatgatATCTTAACTCATTCGTGCAAATTCAACATCCGAAATTGCGAGGTGATAAGGGCTTCAGATTCATTTCGGGGTGAGGCTTagtgaaacaaaataaatagtTATGTGGGTGGGCTTTTTGAGGTTAAGCCGCGAGTCTTTTCTCTGCGACCATTCCCAACTTCTTCTTCCATTGTGAATCCAACAATTGTCTCTACAAGGTGAAATTACTAGAATTTGGATAAAATTGCCTATTACCAGAAAGAAAGTCGTAAATATATCTATACATGGTGAGAGGAGATTATGGCAAATGAAACGAGGGCAGCTACAATTATTACAGTGCTGGCACCATCTCTCGAATCTTTGTTCACCTTTCTTCGGAGTTGAATCTGTTCCATGCAGCCTGCATCTCGAAGGACTACTAGATTAGATGAACAATCATATACATTTATCAAACAAACTGATGGGAGAAAGGTCACAgggagaaaataaaaaaatttaaaaggaaTCCCGCAAGACTTCGAAAAAGGTTAAGGTGACCATATAAGAGGGTGATGCTAAGTCTCAGTGACGGAAAATGGCTACATGTCGCAGACTAATTGTTTTTCTCCCTCAAGCAAACAAGTCTCAAGTTTGGAGTCAAGACTCAGCATAGAAGCAAAAACATGCACCTTGAGAAGATCAAAGACTTTTTCGCATATGTACTTTTGCTGGATGCTTGCCCCCCTTTGCTGTAACTTGTCAGGATGAACATAAAGAGTTGCCTTCCGGTAAGCTTTCTTCACAGCATTAGTGGTTATAATCTCTGTCAGGGAAATTGACTGCCATCCACTGTTCGGCCCAAGAATCTGTATTCAGTCAGAGGATTATCAGCCAATGCCTAATACAATCAGCAATTAGAAGGGCAACAACTAACCCCACATGAGAAGCAGCAAATCATATCAATAGTCAACTTCTTGCATGCACTCACATCCACCAAGACACCGAGGGAAAATACTAGTGTCATTGTAAATCACGTATGTAGGATCACACAAGAACTTCAAGCATCACAGCAAGGAACGCACTAACTTAACATCAAAATGAGATCAATTGGAGTATTTTCGCAGCagtttttaatcaatttgatgCAATAGTGAAGTTTGACAACTTCCAAAATCCAGTTAATcagagtttttatttttatttttttttccaattttgaaactGGAACATCGCAAgaccaaaaatgaagaaaacacTGACGCAACAAGGAATCTGGAAACATACGTATTGGAGAGTTGACAGCAGTGCCCGCATGTTCCCCTCCTTCCCACTGGCCCATCGCTTAATATCTGCATCCAGAGTTTCTGCTAGTCTCTGTATTTCAGGAATACAAACAAGCTGGTGAGACAAAATGCATAATCTTTTATAGGGGAGGTCAAATAGTAAGGGAGAATTATTACATTTCTCTCGGCTTGCTCTCTCTGAGCAAGAACATCTCGAAGGTTCTTCTCTGCAAGGGCTTTTGCCTGAAAAGCAGACATCAGAACGTTATCATAAATAAGTAGGCCAAAGTGAATGTCCAGTATTCTTAAAAATTATGAACACAACAAATGCGTACCGCTCTTTCCATGATTCTCTGATGTCGCTCTAACCTTGCTTTACGTCTCTGAGCTGATTCATTATTGGTCCCATCAAAGCTCTCTAAATCCTGTCGGATATACATGTATCAACCACTGGAGATGCAAGTAGATATCACACTTTAAGAGagaaatgaaaatttcatgaaagaCACTCACAGATGAAGAAAAGCTGTGTTTTAACCCATTAACTCTGGAAGCACCAGAAAACTTTCCAGAAGCATTTCTTTCTGCCTGCGTTCTCATCTCACTGGTAGTCTTCTGGGACAATGCTTTTTCGAGAGCACGCTCACGAGCCTCTGCAGTAGCTCTCTCTACTGCAGCACGTTCTGCCCTAAGCTTGGCATCAATGGAAGAAGCTTTACCTGTTGGCACCTTTGGCCCAGCAGACTTCTTCTCAAGCTTTTCCCGTGCTTCGGCCATTGCTCTTTGTCGAACTTCAGCAGTTGCTTTGTCCACAGCAGCTCTCTCTGCCCGTTCTCGGGCTTCAGCAAATGCCCTTTCACGAGCTTCACGAATTGCTCTTTCAACGGCTATTCTGTGTtttttctgttctctttcccTCTCGTTTACTTCAGAACTTTTAAGGCAATCCTTTGCTGCCTCTTCTTTTTGCACATTTTCTCTGATTTCCTTATCTTCCATCGCGAAGGTTTTGCATCCATTCTCCTCATTATGTTCTGTACTTCGGCCTGTTTTCATCTCAGTATTAGTTTCCACATGTTCTTCCCATTTAAGCTCCACAGGGAATTCAGAATTTCCTGGTTCCTTTTGGCTCTTGATGCACTCTCTTTCTTTGAGATGTAATTCAATAGTATCCTTTTCATCATCTTTCTCATGAGCAATGCCATCCACATGGACACTTTCTGCATTTCCCCCAGATTCATGAACTAAACCATCACCATTTGCTGGATTGATGCCAGATTCAAATCCTCTGtcaatttcttcactttgttTTTGCCCATACACTTCGTCAACCCACCCGGCACAACTTTCAGTTTTGATAGAATTTTCAGATTCATTGTCATTGTTGTGAATTTGTTTCTGCCcattcaagttgatgaaatcaAAATTTGATGAATCTTTAACTTCGGAAGGAGCATCATTTGCCCGTTCACCATCTACCGTGTCCTCTGTGGTGCAATTGGAAATGAAAACAGTCGTAATAGCTGTCTCTGCGTCCTTTGACAGTTCTGCCTCACAATTAACCTTTGTAAAACAAAAATCTGCTGTCTTTTCAATAAAATCAACAACCTCAGAGACATCTCTTATCTGGCTCTCCGTTGTATGCACTTCTTCACCCTTCAATGTGGATGCCTCTTCAATGTCCTCGGTTGCTTCCGGATCCTCTTCAAACTCATAAAAAGATTCAGGGATCCCCACTTTGTGAGCCTCCTCTTCATTGTTTCTTCTTTGCTGTTGACTATTTGGCTCACTGCAATTTTCTACTTCAGATCTGCATGCCTCCTGAATGTCATCTGGGTTGACACTCTGGTCGTTGTATGCATCAAGATCCGTATCAAGACTCTCCTTGTAAGCAGCCTCCtgaaataaatttgccccaggaTTTTCTGCACTATCTACTGTTCGGTCCCAGGAGTCACCAACTTCTTGAACCTCTTCATTGACTTCTATCTTCTGGTGCACTGAGCTGTTATCAGCATCTTCATCCATACTATCCTCTTCTATACTTTGGCAACTCCCTGCAGATCTTCTATCAATTGCTTCCCATACATGCTCTTCCTCTGACATATTCTGGTTTTCTTCTCCATTACCCGATTGCATTGATCTCAGCCCATCAGTTTCTTGCTTATAATAACCTTCCAACCTATCCTCAGAATCATCTTCCAGTCCCTTTCTGCTACATATACAGCAAGTGGCCCTCTTTAGCGCATGTTCATTACCAAACCATAGATGAAAATCTTCCTGCTCAAGATCAACTTCTTCATCCACTTTGCAATCTTCTTGTCTGCACAC contains the following coding sequences:
- the LOC113710910 gene encoding mannan endo-1,4-beta-mannosidase 7; translation: MKKHFGPFFLIFLFLIHNRRTSSEVSAQDEFIRTEGVQFLEEGSPFYANGFNAYWLMISGSDPSKQNKVSTAFEEAVSHGLTVARTWAFNDGGDFPLQFSPGNYNEKMFQGLDLVISEARKYGIRLILSLVNNYDNYGGKKQYVDWARSKGENLNSDDDFFTNAVVKGYYKDHIKAVLTRQNSITGVFYKDDPIIMAWELMNEPRCTTDASGKTIQAWISEMGSYLKSIDRNHLLGAGLEGFYGPSNAQKQHLNPNFQAGTDFIASNQIKDIDFATVHSYPDAWLAGQSEEAQLSFLINWLQSHIQDAEKILQKPLLFTEFGKSSKDPGFNMNQRDLLFNTVYSTIYSSASGGGAAAGGLFWQFLT